A part of Acipenser ruthenus chromosome 12, fAciRut3.2 maternal haplotype, whole genome shotgun sequence genomic DNA contains:
- the LOC117416773 gene encoding calcium-activated potassium channel subunit beta-3-like, which produces MFLQPVTHQGSIRVPFQITVQRGQRCQRREAITSISANNRRKESVAGKGGDKSKTQAQVCTAGEDRAILLGFVMMGFSILMYFVLGVTLIKPYMLSVWSEMSNCTLMRSEILDDWVDCSFMCGVDCRGHAKYPCLQVFVNLSYTGKKTVLHYNDEAIQVNPKCFYIPKCLRDRTELLAEAEKIKNSLLRSNGTPFNCFYIPGKKPEDAIMYKKYTLSVVVHCLFWPTLMLAGGALIVALVKLTQHLSRVCTSYSLAHEDTQALTPVSEESQERRPGKLDQLLRWRPNQQQIQHTSLSEG; this is translated from the exons ATGTTTCTACAGCCTGTGACTCATCAAGGGTCCATCAGAGTCCCATTTCAGATCACAGTGCAGCGTGGACAGAGATGCCAGAGAAG GGAAGCCATCACCTCCATCTCAGCCAACAACAGACGGAAGGAAAGTGTGGCAGGAAAGGGGGGTGATAAATCAAAAACTCAGGCGCAAGTGTGCACAGCAGGGGAGGACAGAGCCATTTTACTGGGGTTTGTCATGATGGGGTTCTCCATCCTCATGTATTTTGTGCTTGGGGTCACATTGATAAAGCCCTACATGCTCAG TGTCTGGAGCGAGATGTCGAACTGCACTCTGATGCGGTCTGAAATCCTAGATGACTGGGTTGACTGCTCCTTCATGTGTGGAGTCGACTGCCGGGGTCATGCTAAATATCCCTGTCTGCAAGTGTTTGTTAACCTCTCCTACACTGGGAAGAAGACAGTACTGCACTACAATGACGAGGCTATTCAAGTAAACCCAAAG TGCTTCTACATACCAAAGTGCCTGAGAGACAGAACTGAATTGTTAGCAGAAGCCGAAAAAATTAAGAATTCATTGCTCCGTTCAAATGGCACCCCATTCAACTGCTTCTACATCCCAGGGAAGAAACCTGAAGACGCCATCATGTACAAGAAATACACACTCTCAGTCGTGGTCCATTGCTTGTTCTGGCCAACCCTGATGCTGGCTGGAGGAGCGCTGATCGTGGCTCTGGTGAAGCTAACTCAACACCTGTCCCGGGTCTGTACGAGCTACTCTCTTGCACATGAAGATACCCAGGCACTCACACCAGTTTCAGAGGAATCCCAGGAAAGGCGGCCTGGGAAACTTGACCAGCTACTAAGATGGAGGCCAAATcaacaacaaatacaacacaccTCTCTTTCTGAAGGTTAA
- the LOC117417144 gene encoding mitofusin-1-like, with product MAESDRSPLKHFVVAKKKISTIFDQLLEYITEGADFVEKTYRNTELKQIATEQQASMIHGYTKKLAVISEVLARNHMKVAFFGRTSNGKSSVVNAMLWDRVLPSGIGHTTNCFLSVEGTDGDKAYLMTEGSDEKKSVKTVNQLGHALHMDKDLDAGCLVRVFWPKTKCALLRDDLVLVDSPGTDVTTKLDSWIDKFCLDADVFVLVANSESTLMNTEKHFFHKVNERLSKPNIFILNNRWDASASEPECMEDVRKQHTDRCISFLVDELKVVEREQALNRIFFVSAKEVLNSRMQRAQGLPEAGGALAEGFEARLQEFQCFERTFEECISQSAVKTKFEQHTIRAKQITETVKGIMDDINIQAADKRINLLKERDDKMDQSDYVRSQLGLLTEDIKEKIKAVTQEVETKVSTAMTDEICRLSGLVDEFYSDFHPSPQVLERYKNALHKHIEEGMGRSLADRCSNAVNESVQNSQKNMIENLKPLLPSSVQCQLHMLIPCRKFDLSYDLNFSSLCIDFQENIEFRFSLGWTSLVNRFLGPKNAHRALLLMESSAQIPRPLATTSSAPNIHALTPENVSQEELMFSIGTGLASLTSKSSVTLVLVTGVVWRTIGWRLIAASFSLYGLLYLYEKLTWTTRAKERAFKQQFVDYATKKLQMVVRFTSANCSHQVQQEMTTTFARLCQQVDLSQKNLSEEINRLTMKIDQLDVVQHHSKNLRYKATRLETELDSFINQYLQPQQ from the exons ATGGCAGAGTCAGACAGGTCACCGCTGAAGCACTTTGTGGTGGCTAAGAAAAAGATCTCCACTATCTTTGATCAGCTTTTGGAATACATCACCGAAGGAGCAGATTTTGTAGAAA aaacataTAGGAATACAGAGCTCAAGCAGATAGCAACGGAGCAGCAAGCCTCGATGATACATGGATATACAAAGAAACTGGCAGTGATCAGTGAAGTGCTGGCACGGAACCACATGAAAGTGGCGTTTTTTGGCAG GACTAGTAATGGTAAGAGTTCAGTTGTCAATGCCATGCTGTGGGATAGGGTGCTGCCCAGTGGGATTGGACACACCACAAACTGCTTCCTCAGCGTGGAGGGGACAGATGGTGACAAGGCCTACCTCATGACGGAAGGGTCAGACGAGAAGAAAAGTGTAAAG ACAGTAAACCAGCTTGGCCATGCACTCCATATGGACAAAGACCTAGATGCTGGCTGCCTAGTGAGGGTTTTCTGGCCCAAGACTAAGTGTGCTCTCCTGAGGGATGACCTGGTGCTAGTGGACAG TCCTGGAACTGATGTTACGACTAAACTGGATAGCTGGATTGATAAGTTCTGTCTGGATGCGGATGTCTTTGTGCTGGTAGCTAACTCTGAATCCACTCTGATGAATACT GAGAAGCATTTTTTCCACAAAGTAAATGAACGTCTTTCAAAGCCAAATATCTTTATTTTGAACAATCGATGGGATGCATCTGCCTCAGAACCCGAATGCATGGAAGAT GTGCGCAAGCAGCACACAGACCGCTGTATCAGCTTTCTTGTGGACGAGCTCAAAGTGGTGGAACGTGAACAGGCCCTGAATCGGATCTTCTTTGTGTCCGCTAAGGAAGTGCTGAATTCCAGGATGCAAAGAGCTCAGGGACTGCCAGAAGCAG GTGGTGCATTAGCTGAAGGATTTGAAGCTAGACTACAAGAGTTCCAGTGTTTCGAGAGAACCTTTGAG GAGTGTATCTCGCAGTCAGCAGTGAAAACAAAGTTTGAGCAGCACACAATCAGAGCTAAACAGATCACTGAGACAGTGAAAGGAATCATGGATGACATCAATATCCAAGCAGCGGATAAAAG GATCAATTTGTTGAAGGAGAGAGATGACAAGATGGATCAATCAGACTATGTCCGCTCTCAGCTTGGTTTACTGACTGAGGACATTAAGGAGAAAATCAAGGCTGTTACACAAGAAGTAGAAACAAAG GTTTCCACTGCGATGACAGATGAGATTTGTCGCCTTTCTGGGCTGGTTGACGAATTCTATTCAGATTTTCATCCCTCACCACAAGTGCTAGAACGGTACAAAAAT GCGCTGCACAAGCACATAGAGGAAGGCATGGGGAGAAGCCTGGCTGACCGCTGCTCCAATGCAGTTAATGAATCGGTCCAAAATTCCCAAAAAAACATGATCG AAAACCTGAAGCctctgctgccctctagtgtCCAGTGTCAACTGCACATGCTGATTCCATGCAGGAAGTTTGACCTGAGCTATGACCTAAACTTCTCCTCACTCTGCATTGATTTCCAAGAGAACATTGAATTCCGGTTCTCCCTGGGCTGGACTTCATTAGTAAACCGCTTTTTGGGTCCAAAGAATGCACACAGAGCACTGCTGTTGATGGAATCAAGTGCACAG attcCTCGACCTTTAGCAACAACCTCTTCTGCACCCAACATTCATGCCCTTACTCCGGAAAATGTGTCCCAGGAAGAGCTTATGTTTTCCATAGGGACGGGCTTGGCTTCTCTCACTTCAAAGTCATCCGTGACTCTAGTCCTTGTCACTGGTGTG GTCTGGAGAACGATAGGCTGGAGACTGATTGCTGCTTCCTTTAGTTTGTATGGGCTTTTGTATCTGTATGAAAAGCTAACCTGGACAACCAGAGCCAAGGAGAGGGCATTTAAACAGCAGTTTGTAGACTACGCAACAAAGAAACTCCAGATGGTAGTTCGCTTTACCAGTGCAAACTGCAGTCACCAAGTTCAACA GGAGATGACGACTACCTTTGCACGGCTGTGCCAACAAGTGGACCTCTCTCAGAAAAACCTGTCTGAAGAAATCAATAGGCTCACCATGAAGATCGATCAGCTGGATGTGGTTCAACATCATTCAAAGAACCTTAG